A genome region from Strigops habroptila isolate Jane chromosome 12, bStrHab1.2.pri, whole genome shotgun sequence includes the following:
- the LOC115616165 gene encoding uncharacterized protein LOC115616165 isoform X1, which produces MLDQIHLLAAVTVLGVLEQAYFFLQVIYARRAFGISPPKISGPPEFDRIFRAQVNSSEYFPIFLALLWQAGLFFHQGLAAALGLVYLYARYQLLYRIQGLILRKARPDVLWHRSSLDSCCSISTGHPAFLPLSLHGAERPPASHSVTHCSVTHQCPHLRVLLPPAHSNRLPATNTAPSDKSTLA; this is translated from the exons ATGTTGGATCAGATTCATCTGCTGGCTGCCGTGACGGTCCTGGGAGTCCTGGAGCAAG CTTACTTCTTCCTCCAGGTGATCTATGCTAGGAGGGCATTTGGCATTTCTCCTCCAAAGATCTCAGGCCCGCCTGAATTTGACAGGATCTTTCGAGCACA GGTGAACTCCTCTGagtattttcccattttcctggCACTTCTGTGGCAGGCTGGACTCTTCTTCCATCAAG GTCTGGCTGCAGCCTTGGGTCTGGTCTATCTCTATGCCCGCTACCAGTTACTTTATCGGATACAAGGCCTCATCCTCAGAAAGG CTCGCCCCGATGTACTTTGGCACCGGAGTTCTCTGGATTCTTGTTGCAGCATCAGCACTGGGCATCctgcatttcttcctctctcactACATGGGGCTGAACGTCCTCCAGCTTCTCACAGCGTGACCCACTGCTCTGTAACCCATCAGTGTCCTCATCTTCGagtcctgctccctcctgcccacagTAACAGACTGCCTGC
- the LOC115616165 gene encoding leukotriene C4 synthase-like isoform X2 — MLDQIHLLAAVTVLGVLEQAYFFLQVIYARRAFGISPPKISGPPEFDRIFRAQVNSSEYFPIFLALLWQAGLFFHQGLAAALGLVYLYARYQLLYRIQGLILRKGEHLCQPWSMQEPLGFAFGNHNVLQRSSRLLLAALVSLHDSALPSFP, encoded by the exons ATGTTGGATCAGATTCATCTGCTGGCTGCCGTGACGGTCCTGGGAGTCCTGGAGCAAG CTTACTTCTTCCTCCAGGTGATCTATGCTAGGAGGGCATTTGGCATTTCTCCTCCAAAGATCTCAGGCCCGCCTGAATTTGACAGGATCTTTCGAGCACA GGTGAACTCCTCTGagtattttcccattttcctggCACTTCTGTGGCAGGCTGGACTCTTCTTCCATCAAG GTCTGGCTGCAGCCTTGGGTCTGGTCTATCTCTATGCCCGCTACCAGTTACTTTATCGGATACAAGGCCTCATCCTCAGAAAGGGTGAGCACCTCTGCCAGCCCTGGAGCATGCAGGAACCGCTGGGGTTTGCATTTGGGAACCATAATGTGCTTCAGAGAAGCTCCAGACTCCTCCTGGCTGCTTTGGTGTCCCTGCATGACTCAGCCTTGCCAAGCTTTCCCTAG